One region of Clavibacter michiganensis subsp. tessellarius genomic DNA includes:
- a CDS encoding DUF4012 domain-containing protein — protein sequence MSSSTIRSRRVRRSRRPWTRRRILAAVAAGLALLVVLWIAWIAARALLARGELEQAVPLASSVQRDLLAGDPAGAASGVDKLREHSARAVSLTSDPVWAVTELVPGVGPNLRAFRSVAGVVDRIGGDALQPVVGIAGTLDLDSLTPKDGRIDLDPIIAAQEPVRQADDALDAALQDVTDIDTGSTLAPVTDAVTRLRQTVSSAAETLAIVRHVADLAPAMLGADGDRSYLLMFQNNAEVRSTGGIPGALALVKTGDGAFSLGTQDSARAFPRLAEPALPLDPQTAGLYGTITGRYMQDVTLTPDFPQAAPLAAEMWRLKHREPVDGVISIDPVALSYLLEATGPITLPTGDVLKSDDAVSLLLHDVYLRYPNPDVQDAVFASVAETVFSKVSSGDVKPAALVSALTRAAEERRILIWNARADEQATLDGTTLQGSLPVDNSESTVFGVFLNDSTGAKMDYFLKLGTTLGMSMCRDDGRPNYRTEVTLTSTAPADAASLPYVVTGGGQYGVAPGDVKTRVAVYGPPGTVPLSVRIDDQEAPFQPEVVGGRAVAQVEVTLKPGQEVRISVDTLGDKKTDTPLSIVTTPVIDATDTQFRSLSCDGSR from the coding sequence GTGAGCTCCTCCACGATCCGCTCCCGCCGCGTCCGCCGCTCCCGACGTCCGTGGACGCGCCGACGGATCCTCGCCGCGGTCGCCGCGGGCCTCGCCCTGCTCGTCGTCCTCTGGATCGCGTGGATCGCCGCGCGCGCCCTCCTCGCCCGTGGCGAACTCGAGCAGGCCGTCCCGCTCGCGTCCTCCGTGCAGCGCGACCTCCTCGCGGGCGATCCCGCGGGTGCCGCCTCCGGCGTCGACAAGCTTCGCGAGCACTCCGCGCGCGCCGTCTCCCTCACCTCCGACCCCGTCTGGGCCGTGACGGAGCTCGTCCCGGGCGTGGGCCCGAACCTGCGCGCCTTCCGCTCCGTGGCCGGCGTCGTCGACCGCATCGGCGGCGACGCCCTCCAGCCCGTGGTGGGGATCGCCGGGACCCTCGACCTCGACAGCCTCACGCCGAAGGACGGGCGCATCGACCTCGATCCGATCATCGCGGCGCAGGAGCCGGTGCGGCAGGCGGACGACGCGCTCGACGCCGCGCTGCAGGACGTGACGGACATCGACACCGGATCGACCCTCGCCCCGGTCACCGACGCCGTGACCCGCCTGCGCCAGACGGTGTCGTCCGCGGCCGAGACGCTCGCCATCGTGCGCCACGTCGCCGACCTCGCGCCGGCCATGCTGGGCGCGGACGGCGACCGCTCCTACCTCCTCATGTTCCAGAACAACGCCGAGGTGCGTTCCACGGGCGGCATCCCCGGGGCGCTCGCGCTCGTGAAGACCGGCGACGGCGCCTTCTCGCTCGGCACGCAGGACTCCGCCCGCGCCTTCCCGCGCCTCGCCGAGCCCGCGCTCCCGCTCGACCCGCAGACGGCGGGCCTCTACGGGACGATCACGGGTCGCTACATGCAGGACGTCACGCTCACGCCGGACTTCCCCCAGGCCGCTCCGCTCGCGGCCGAGATGTGGCGCCTCAAGCACCGCGAGCCGGTGGACGGCGTCATCAGCATCGACCCGGTGGCCCTGTCGTACCTGCTCGAGGCCACCGGGCCCATCACGCTCCCGACCGGGGACGTGCTGAAGTCGGATGACGCCGTCAGCCTCCTGCTCCACGACGTCTACCTCCGCTACCCGAACCCCGACGTGCAGGACGCGGTCTTCGCGAGCGTGGCCGAGACGGTCTTCTCGAAGGTCTCCTCCGGCGACGTGAAGCCGGCGGCCCTCGTCTCCGCGCTCACCCGCGCGGCCGAGGAGCGGCGGATCCTCATCTGGAACGCGCGCGCGGACGAGCAGGCGACGCTGGACGGCACCACGCTGCAGGGCTCGCTGCCGGTGGACAACAGCGAGTCGACGGTCTTCGGCGTGTTCCTCAACGACTCGACCGGCGCCAAGATGGACTACTTCCTGAAGCTCGGGACGACGCTGGGCATGTCGATGTGCCGCGACGACGGTCGCCCGAACTACCGCACGGAGGTCACGCTCACCTCGACCGCCCCGGCGGACGCGGCGTCGCTGCCCTACGTCGTCACGGGCGGCGGCCAGTACGGCGTCGCCCCGGGCGACGTCAAGACCCGCGTGGCCGTCTACGGTCCTCCGGGCACGGTCCCGCTGAGCGTGCGCATCGACGACCAGGAGGCGCCCTTCCAGCCCGAGGTCGTCGGCGGTCGGGCCGTCGCCCAGGTCGAGGTGACTCTGAAGCCGGGCCAGGAGGTCCGCATTTCGGTGGACACGCTGGGGGACAAAAAGACCGACACGCCGCTGTCGATCGTGACCACGCCGGTGATCGATGCCACGGATACGCAATTCCGCTCGCTGTCCTGTGACGGATCCCGGTAG
- a CDS encoding sortase — protein MLKKILAGAAIALAATFTVSTAANADPYTPEGGVTVSDPTVAPGQSTVLTFADGSFAANSAVTVTITGEDAANATLASFRTAPMAVTSNSITKNATNAGGLRVTVTLPAGTATGSYALVGTDAQGNTVSTSISVVAAAGTGTSNGTGSGSATDASGLPVTGGQLPVVLIWTGGGLLLLGAALVVVLTTVRRQRGTV, from the coding sequence ATGCTCAAGAAGATCCTCGCCGGCGCGGCCATCGCGCTCGCCGCGACGTTCACCGTCTCCACCGCCGCCAACGCGGACCCGTACACGCCCGAGGGCGGCGTGACCGTCAGCGACCCGACCGTCGCTCCCGGCCAGAGCACCGTGCTCACGTTCGCGGACGGCTCGTTCGCCGCGAACAGCGCGGTCACCGTCACCATCACCGGCGAGGACGCGGCCAACGCCACGCTCGCCTCCTTCCGCACGGCCCCCATGGCCGTCACCTCGAACTCCATCACCAAGAACGCGACCAACGCCGGCGGCCTCCGCGTCACCGTCACGCTGCCCGCCGGCACCGCCACGGGCTCCTACGCGCTCGTCGGCACGGACGCCCAGGGCAACACCGTCTCCACGTCGATCTCGGTCGTCGCGGCCGCCGGCACCGGCACCTCCAACGGCACCGGCTCCGGTTCCGCAACGGACGCCTCGGGCCTGCCCGTCACCGGCGGCCAGCTCCCCGTCGTCCTCATCTGGACCGGCGGCGGCCTGCTGCTCCTCGGCGCCGCGCTCGTGGTCGTGCTGACCACGGTCCGTCGCCAGCGCGGAACGGTCTGA
- a CDS encoding sortase: MLAKTLAGAFVALVITVSAPLAAQAENYVPKDSLLACDGMSVTPAAVEPGGSVTITGAAGSFTAGETVALRLAGAAGAPAVAGDPAATAVAAADGSVSGTLVVPATASGTWRANEDAASGSHWCGLVSVVPASATTAATRSLPVTGGTVPTGLAITGGGLLLAGAAAAGIAATRRRRAS, encoded by the coding sequence ATGCTCGCCAAGACCCTGGCGGGCGCGTTCGTCGCGCTCGTCATCACCGTTTCCGCACCCCTCGCCGCCCAGGCCGAGAACTACGTCCCCAAGGACTCGCTGCTCGCGTGCGACGGCATGTCCGTCACCCCCGCGGCCGTCGAGCCCGGCGGGTCGGTCACGATCACCGGCGCAGCCGGGTCGTTCACCGCGGGGGAGACCGTCGCCCTCCGTCTCGCCGGCGCAGCCGGGGCGCCCGCCGTCGCCGGGGATCCGGCGGCGACGGCCGTCGCCGCGGCGGACGGCTCCGTCTCCGGCACGCTGGTGGTCCCCGCCACCGCGTCCGGCACGTGGCGCGCCAACGAGGACGCCGCGTCCGGCTCGCACTGGTGCGGCCTCGTCTCGGTCGTCCCGGCCAGCGCGACGACCGCGGCGACGCGTTCGCTGCCCGTGACGGGCGGCACCGTCCCCACGGGACTCGCGATCACGGGCGGCGGGCTCCTCCTCGCCGGCGCCGCGGCCGCGGGCATCGCCGCGACGCGTCGCCGTCGCGCCTCCTGA
- a CDS encoding VanZ family protein produces the protein MDPVTPAPPRRPADPDRARSPWGAERDRRRTRRRHRQAGGLLAMYVGLVALVTLTPDSVDRGVYPLLMRGVGFVQRHGVPGFRYSMIEEGANVALFVPLGMLGVLAFGIRRWWAVALAAVALSACVELAQGAFLPARVASLTDVAANGTGAVIGVALASAIGARTRRRGRPRS, from the coding sequence ATGGATCCCGTCACCCCCGCTCCCCCACGCCGCCCGGCGGATCCCGACAGGGCGCGATCGCCGTGGGGCGCGGAGCGGGACCGGCGACGGACCCGCCGTCGGCACCGCCAGGCGGGCGGGCTGCTCGCGATGTACGTGGGCCTCGTCGCGCTCGTGACGCTGACGCCCGACAGCGTCGACCGCGGCGTCTACCCGCTCCTCATGCGCGGCGTGGGCTTCGTCCAGCGACACGGCGTCCCGGGCTTCCGGTACTCGATGATCGAGGAGGGGGCGAACGTGGCGCTGTTCGTGCCGCTGGGGATGCTCGGCGTGCTCGCGTTCGGGATCCGGCGGTGGTGGGCGGTCGCCCTCGCGGCCGTCGCGCTGTCGGCCTGCGTCGAGCTCGCCCAGGGGGCGTTCCTGCCGGCGCGGGTGGCCTCCCTCACGGACGTGGCCGCGAACGGCACCGGCGCCGTCATCGGCGTGGCCCTCGCCTCGGCCATCGGGGCGCGGACGCGACGACGCGGGCGGCCCCGGTCGTGA
- a CDS encoding transglycosylase domain-containing protein, which yields MRKTDLTISTRLGAFLGLVGMSTIAGVLVAAMVTPAIAVSGIAANSTIGVFEDIPDNLQIDNLAQKTVLFAKQGDQQVPFAEFFSQDREEVPWEAVSQYAKDAAIATEDPRYYEHGGVDVLSAARALAQNVLNDEVQSGASTITMQYVRNVLVQKAQNMVDSSDEATQAEGRKAFTEATQPDMPRKLKEMRMAIGVEKKYSKNEILLAYLNIANFGSRVYGIESAARYYFNVSAADLTLEQAASLIATVNAPEIYKIDNPENLDRNKARRDLLLRNMLKEQKITQEQFDTAEAAPITPTITPSTSGCIQANPISAAYFCDYVKNEILTNPEFGATPAERDAVLKRGGMQVYTTLDLDIQGNAAEQMRKQVPTTARFTKIGGSVVSREVKTGRIIAMAQNTDYGVAADQPGVTEINYAADKAHGGSAGFQVGSTYKIFTLVDWLKSGKSIYQTVNASKTTWSASEFTRCGDNLAGSPDYKVTNDTNTGATSNQNVLAATVASVNSAFVAMASQLDLCDISKTATEMGAYNADKRDLSSFPSDVVGSGGNTVAPLQMATAFSSVANQGTMCPPIAIDKVVLPDETELVTPKSECAQAMSPEVANTAAFTLKAVMGGTGAASNPRDGTEIMGKTGTTDRSKDTWFVGSSTEVTTAVWVGNVEGFASMRRNVLNGSAADSARHRIFKPLQTFIDDRYPAEGFPSPSSALTKRPYVAPKPQPTQSAAPTAPEAPAAPAQPAPAQPGPAPEG from the coding sequence ATGAGGAAAACTGACCTGACCATCTCGACCCGGTTGGGCGCGTTCCTCGGACTCGTCGGCATGAGCACGATCGCCGGCGTCCTCGTCGCCGCCATGGTGACCCCCGCCATCGCCGTCTCCGGCATCGCGGCCAACAGCACCATCGGCGTGTTCGAGGACATCCCGGACAACCTGCAGATCGACAACCTCGCGCAGAAGACGGTCCTGTTCGCCAAGCAGGGCGACCAGCAGGTCCCCTTCGCGGAGTTCTTCTCGCAGGACCGCGAGGAGGTCCCGTGGGAGGCCGTCTCGCAGTACGCGAAGGACGCCGCCATCGCGACCGAGGACCCCCGCTACTACGAGCACGGCGGCGTCGACGTGCTGTCGGCCGCCCGTGCGCTCGCGCAGAACGTCCTGAACGACGAGGTCCAGTCCGGCGCCTCGACGATCACCATGCAGTACGTCCGCAACGTCCTGGTCCAGAAGGCCCAGAACATGGTCGACTCCTCGGACGAGGCGACGCAGGCCGAGGGCCGCAAGGCCTTCACCGAGGCCACGCAGCCCGACATGCCCCGCAAGCTCAAGGAGATGCGGATGGCGATCGGGGTGGAGAAGAAGTACTCGAAGAACGAGATCCTCCTCGCGTACCTCAACATCGCGAACTTCGGCAGCCGCGTGTACGGCATCGAGTCGGCCGCCCGCTACTACTTCAACGTCTCTGCCGCCGACCTCACGCTCGAGCAGGCCGCGAGCCTCATCGCGACCGTCAACGCGCCGGAGATCTACAAGATCGACAACCCGGAGAACCTCGACCGCAACAAGGCGCGGCGCGACCTGCTCCTGCGCAACATGCTCAAGGAGCAGAAGATCACGCAGGAGCAGTTCGACACGGCCGAGGCTGCGCCGATCACGCCGACGATCACGCCCTCCACGAGCGGCTGCATCCAGGCGAACCCGATCTCGGCCGCGTACTTCTGCGACTACGTGAAGAACGAGATCCTCACCAACCCCGAGTTCGGCGCGACGCCGGCCGAGCGCGACGCGGTGCTCAAGCGCGGCGGCATGCAGGTCTACACGACGCTCGACCTCGACATCCAGGGCAACGCGGCGGAGCAGATGCGCAAGCAGGTGCCCACCACGGCGCGCTTCACGAAGATCGGCGGATCCGTCGTCTCCCGCGAGGTGAAGACCGGCCGCATCATCGCGATGGCGCAGAACACGGACTACGGCGTCGCGGCCGACCAGCCGGGCGTCACCGAGATCAACTACGCGGCCGATAAGGCGCACGGCGGCTCCGCCGGCTTCCAGGTCGGATCGACGTACAAGATCTTCACGCTCGTCGACTGGCTGAAGAGCGGGAAGTCGATCTACCAGACGGTGAACGCGTCCAAGACCACCTGGTCGGCCAGCGAGTTCACCCGCTGCGGCGACAACCTCGCCGGATCGCCGGACTACAAGGTCACCAACGACACGAACACCGGCGCGACGTCGAACCAGAACGTCCTCGCCGCCACGGTCGCCTCGGTGAACTCGGCGTTCGTCGCCATGGCGAGCCAGCTGGACCTCTGCGACATCAGCAAGACGGCGACGGAGATGGGCGCGTACAACGCGGACAAGCGCGACCTGTCGAGCTTCCCCTCCGACGTCGTCGGCTCGGGCGGCAACACCGTCGCCCCGCTCCAGATGGCCACCGCCTTCTCGTCCGTCGCAAATCAGGGCACCATGTGCCCGCCCATCGCGATCGACAAGGTCGTCCTCCCGGACGAGACCGAGCTGGTCACGCCGAAGAGCGAGTGCGCCCAGGCCATGAGCCCCGAGGTCGCCAACACGGCGGCGTTCACGCTCAAGGCCGTCATGGGCGGCACCGGCGCGGCGTCGAACCCGCGGGACGGCACCGAGATCATGGGCAAGACCGGCACGACGGACCGCTCGAAGGACACGTGGTTCGTCGGATCCTCCACCGAGGTGACGACGGCCGTCTGGGTCGGCAACGTCGAGGGCTTCGCGTCCATGCGCCGGAACGTCCTCAACGGATCGGCGGCGGACAGCGCACGTCACCGGATCTTCAAGCCGCTGCAGACGTTCATCGACGACCGCTACCCGGCCGAGGGCTTCCCCTCGCCGAGCAGCGCGCTGACGAAGCGGCCCTACGTGGCGCCGAAGCCCCAGCCGACCCAGTCGGCGGCGCCGACGGCTCCCGAGGCGCCCGCCGCTCCGGCGCAACCCGCCCCGGCCCAGCCCGGCCCTGCGCCGGAGGGGTGA
- a CDS encoding acyltransferase family protein produces MTGTPTSAPARVRTLLPGIEGLRGVAAVAVLLYHVQRQLARPTTDVPLVGEVAFFSHGVTLFFVLSGFLLFLPFARALVDGGRMPRLSRYAANRALRVLPGYVVVLLLVSLVLRVAILPRETRDAGISVGTLGPLDTVVNALLLQGYSPRTLRSGIEVAWTLAVEVSFYVVLPIVALLAARLLRRRSTWIRALAPAVVLLLVGVAGKVWSMVAQAPLGHRGRLASEWGVTWEAVANRSILVHADLFAYGMAAAVVLLALSADEGLRDRVARWRVPAGLGAAALIVVASEAPVGAFEESVVAASCATLLLLVASPRSGGSLGPVTRVLELRWVAWLGTISFSVYLWHLPVIRFLRRAGLVLPDTLAGFALNTLVVGVVTLALSAATYYAIERPALRLKPGSR; encoded by the coding sequence ATGACCGGGACCCCGACGTCCGCGCCCGCACGCGTGCGCACGCTCCTGCCCGGCATCGAGGGGCTGCGCGGGGTCGCGGCCGTCGCCGTGCTCCTGTACCACGTGCAGCGCCAGCTGGCCCGGCCGACGACCGACGTGCCCCTCGTGGGGGAGGTCGCGTTCTTCAGCCACGGCGTGACGCTGTTCTTCGTGCTGAGCGGCTTCCTGCTGTTCCTGCCGTTCGCGCGGGCGCTCGTCGACGGCGGGAGGATGCCGCGGCTCTCCCGCTACGCCGCGAACCGCGCGCTCCGCGTGCTCCCCGGGTACGTCGTCGTCCTGCTGCTCGTGAGCCTGGTGCTGCGCGTCGCGATCCTGCCGCGCGAGACGCGTGACGCCGGCATCTCCGTCGGCACCCTGGGGCCCCTCGACACGGTCGTCAACGCGCTGCTCCTCCAGGGGTACTCGCCGCGCACGCTGCGCAGCGGCATCGAGGTCGCCTGGACGCTCGCCGTCGAGGTGTCGTTCTACGTCGTGCTGCCGATCGTCGCGCTGCTCGCGGCACGGCTGCTGCGCCGTCGGTCGACCTGGATCCGCGCCCTCGCGCCCGCCGTGGTCCTGCTGCTGGTCGGCGTGGCCGGCAAGGTCTGGTCGATGGTCGCGCAGGCCCCGCTCGGCCACCGCGGGCGCCTCGCGAGCGAGTGGGGCGTCACGTGGGAGGCCGTGGCGAACCGCAGCATCCTCGTGCACGCCGACCTCTTCGCCTACGGCATGGCGGCGGCCGTGGTCCTGCTCGCCCTGTCCGCGGACGAGGGCCTGCGCGACCGCGTCGCCCGCTGGCGCGTGCCGGCCGGGCTCGGCGCCGCGGCGCTCATCGTGGTCGCGTCCGAGGCGCCCGTGGGGGCGTTCGAGGAGAGCGTCGTGGCGGCCTCCTGCGCGACGCTGCTGCTCCTCGTGGCGTCGCCGCGAAGCGGGGGATCCCTCGGCCCCGTCACGCGCGTCCTCGAGCTCCGGTGGGTCGCGTGGCTCGGCACGATCTCCTTCAGCGTCTACCTCTGGCACCTGCCGGTGATCCGCTTCCTCCGTCGAGCCGGCCTCGTGCTGCCGGACACGCTCGCGGGCTTCGCCCTGAACACGCTCGTGGTGGGGGTGGTGACGCTCGCGCTCTCGGCGGCGACCTACTACGCGATCGAGCGGCCGGCGCTGCGGCTCAAGCCCGGCTCGCGCTAG
- a CDS encoding metallophosphoesterase has translation MSVLGTLARTAGGVVAAGAAVFAYASFYERRRFTLREVTVPVLPVGADPIRVLHLSDMHMAPWQHKKQRWVRELADLQPDLVVDTGDNTGHEQGIVAVEETLEAFRGIPGVFVHGSNDYYGPMMKNPFKYFTANTHATQRPADLDLPRLERLYASLGWLDLNNAAGAVEVNGTLLEFFGVDDPHRDFDHLEAIPGALEELREDGDAYQGASDAPVVSIGVAHAPYRRVLDSFVTNGARMVFAGHTHGGQVCVPGYGALVTNCDIPRRQVKGLSVWPHADRASFLHVSAGLGTSIYAPVRFACFPEATLLTLTAV, from the coding sequence ATGAGCGTCCTCGGGACGCTCGCGCGCACCGCCGGCGGCGTCGTCGCGGCCGGCGCCGCGGTCTTCGCGTACGCGTCGTTCTACGAGCGCCGCCGCTTCACGCTGCGGGAGGTGACGGTGCCGGTCCTGCCGGTCGGCGCCGACCCCATCCGCGTGCTGCACCTCTCGGACATGCACATGGCGCCGTGGCAGCACAAGAAGCAGCGGTGGGTGCGCGAGCTCGCCGACCTGCAGCCCGACCTCGTCGTCGACACCGGCGACAACACGGGGCACGAGCAGGGCATCGTCGCCGTCGAGGAGACGCTCGAGGCCTTCCGCGGGATCCCCGGCGTCTTCGTCCACGGCTCGAACGACTACTACGGCCCGATGATGAAGAACCCGTTCAAGTACTTCACCGCCAACACGCACGCCACGCAGCGCCCGGCGGACCTCGACCTCCCCCGCCTCGAGCGGCTCTACGCGTCGCTCGGCTGGCTCGACCTCAACAACGCCGCGGGCGCGGTCGAGGTCAACGGCACCCTGCTCGAGTTCTTCGGCGTCGACGACCCGCACCGCGACTTCGACCACCTGGAGGCGATCCCCGGGGCCCTCGAGGAACTGCGCGAGGACGGCGACGCCTACCAGGGCGCCTCCGACGCCCCGGTGGTCTCCATCGGCGTCGCGCACGCGCCCTACCGCCGCGTGCTCGACTCCTTCGTCACGAACGGCGCCCGGATGGTCTTCGCGGGGCACACGCACGGCGGCCAGGTCTGCGTGCCCGGCTACGGCGCGCTCGTCACGAACTGCGACATCCCGCGCCGTCAGGTGAAGGGCCTCAGCGTCTGGCCGCACGCCGACCGGGCGTCGTTCCTGCACGTGAGCGCTGGGCTCGGCACCTCGATCTACGCGCCCGTGCGCTTCGCCTGCTTCCCCGAGGCGACGCTGCTCACGCTCACGGCGGTCTGA